A genomic stretch from Pararhizobium sp. IMCC21322 includes:
- a CDS encoding carbohydrate ABC transporter permease — protein MPKARTGPKQIIGVTMMLAFVGFTLLPIIWALILSFRPTTHLFEPIWESPTFLTLDNFNTLARSDFPIALFNSLVTAGSSTVLAMIIGVPAGFALAKGRSHRKFIASWALLLLRMAPPVGFVIPLFLIYLNIGLLDTWAGLIAAYMVLTLPLVVWSSWTSLAQIPDELIEASLLDGATLFQTLIKVVLPAARPGIVATAVLAFLIAWNDFFFALIITRSSTVTAPVSVMNFVSYASVDWGSIALASVVLTLPTVPVIIFANKYIVQSMGGAVKG, from the coding sequence ATGCCTAAGGCGCGCACCGGTCCAAAACAGATTATCGGCGTTACGATGATGCTGGCGTTTGTCGGCTTCACGCTTCTGCCAATCATCTGGGCGCTGATCCTGTCATTTCGCCCGACCACACATCTGTTTGAGCCAATCTGGGAATCGCCGACTTTTCTGACGCTCGATAACTTCAACACGCTGGCGCGGTCTGATTTTCCAATCGCGCTGTTCAACAGTCTGGTGACCGCCGGATCATCCACTGTACTGGCCATGATCATTGGCGTGCCAGCAGGTTTTGCACTGGCAAAGGGCCGGTCTCATCGCAAATTCATTGCCTCCTGGGCGCTTTTGCTGCTGCGCATGGCACCGCCGGTCGGCTTTGTCATTCCGCTGTTTCTGATCTATCTCAACATTGGTCTGCTTGATACCTGGGCCGGTTTGATCGCTGCCTATATGGTGCTGACCCTGCCTCTGGTGGTGTGGTCGTCCTGGACATCACTTGCGCAGATTCCCGATGAGCTGATCGAAGCCTCACTGCTGGATGGCGCGACCCTGTTTCAAACCCTTATCAAAGTGGTCTTGCCTGCGGCACGGCCCGGTATTGTTGCCACGGCCGTGCTGGCCTTTCTGATCGCCTGGAATGATTTCTTCTTTGCTTTGATCATCACACGGTCCTCCACCGTAACGGCCCCGGTCTCGGTGATGAATTTTGTGTCCTATGCCAGCGTTGACTGGGGTAGTATTGCGCTTGCCAGCGTGGTGCTGACCTTGCCAACTGTCCCCGTTATCATTTTCGCCAACAAATATATCGTTCAATCCATGGGCGGAGCTGTGAAAGGGTAA
- a CDS encoding carbohydrate ABC transporter permease, with protein sequence MQDYVGVQPVFQRNYNRMLLPAVIAVSVFAVLPLAGMVALSLTDFHLINGWDREFGLKNFIRLWNDRRFMGSLNVMMLLSVFGVIFQVLLGLLIAVGLEKIVPKWRFMRGIFVVPFVVPAVAVALIWLSLFTPTLSPINAFFDLFGITVPAILTTRYGAVAAIVIADTWASYPFVMLLILAALQGISGDLDEAASIDGATKMQIFFRITLPLLKPALLMVALFRFIETLKHFPLIFIMTNGGPGRTTQATNYYAYIQTFQSSNVSYGAAIAVFLFLFAAVISFYVARANMRISDA encoded by the coding sequence ATGCAAGATTATGTCGGCGTTCAGCCGGTCTTTCAGAGAAACTATAATCGCATGCTGTTACCAGCTGTGATTGCGGTCAGCGTATTCGCTGTGCTGCCTCTGGCAGGCATGGTGGCGCTGTCGCTGACGGATTTTCATCTGATCAATGGCTGGGACAGGGAATTCGGTCTGAAGAATTTCATTCGCCTGTGGAATGACAGACGCTTCATGGGTTCGCTGAATGTCATGATGCTGCTCAGCGTTTTCGGCGTGATATTTCAGGTGCTTCTGGGCCTGCTGATTGCCGTCGGCCTTGAGAAAATTGTTCCTAAATGGCGCTTCATGCGCGGTATTTTCGTGGTGCCCTTTGTGGTTCCTGCGGTGGCAGTGGCGTTGATCTGGTTGAGCCTCTTCACGCCGACGCTCAGCCCCATTAATGCGTTCTTTGATTTATTCGGCATTACGGTACCTGCAATTCTGACCACCCGATATGGGGCAGTTGCAGCCATTGTCATTGCCGATACCTGGGCCAGCTACCCGTTTGTCATGCTGCTGATCCTTGCCGCTCTTCAGGGTATTTCCGGGGATCTGGATGAAGCCGCCTCGATTGACGGCGCCACCAAAATGCAGATTTTCTTCCGCATCACCTTGCCGCTGCTGAAACCGGCGCTGCTGATGGTGGCCCTGTTCCGCTTTATTGAAACACTGAAGCATTTTCCGCTGATCTTCATCATGACAAATGGTGGCCCCGGTCGCACCACACAGGCGACGAATTACTACGCCTACATCCAGACCTTCCAGTCATCAAACGTGTCCTATGGCGCTGCTATTGCCGTGTTTCTGTTTCTGTTTGCTGCCGTGATCAGCTTCTATGTCGCGCGCGCCAATATGAGGATTTCCGATGCCTAA
- a CDS encoding sugar ABC transporter substrate-binding protein produces the protein MTIHKKLMQLSAASLAVITSFALTPTQAVAEDLEVLLFSMPFTRALAELEADFEAATGLTANIEVIGQDVFENRITLSFTGKTGDLDVVHAPVIQLQRWVKAGWLRPITAETAAMATKDDILAGPLDSFVVNGEQWGLPFLAGTGMMAYRTDLLSEAGFDEPPATWEDMLTVAAAVKEKGTPALAMRVAPGQGFNMFVYPQIMRAYGGKFFADYPTDLTPSMNTPEGLQALEIYSKLMNDYGPEGIGNFNFGEVTAAMQSGQVAMIIDESGLIAQTLDPEKSQFADKISIAAVPSGPAGRSPAIAVHGLGIPADAPNADASFKFIEWATSEETLTKIAISAGFADFTRASVADNPDVTERFKSIHPDFLSLRVQMLNDAIGHYRPLIPEWPQIGQAVGENINAAVNGIMSNQEALEAADEEIANILAE, from the coding sequence ATGACAATACACAAGAAACTGATGCAATTATCAGCGGCATCGCTCGCCGTAATTACCAGCTTTGCCCTGACCCCGACACAGGCGGTCGCCGAGGATCTGGAAGTCCTTTTGTTCTCAATGCCGTTCACAAGGGCGCTGGCCGAACTGGAAGCAGACTTTGAAGCTGCGACCGGCCTGACCGCAAATATTGAGGTGATCGGGCAGGATGTCTTTGAAAACCGCATCACCCTGTCATTTACAGGAAAAACCGGAGATCTGGACGTGGTCCATGCGCCGGTAATTCAGCTGCAACGCTGGGTGAAAGCCGGTTGGTTGCGCCCGATCACAGCTGAAACCGCTGCAATGGCCACCAAGGATGACATTCTTGCCGGTCCGCTGGATTCCTTCGTCGTAAATGGCGAACAATGGGGACTGCCGTTTCTCGCCGGAACCGGCATGATGGCCTATCGCACAGATCTTCTGTCAGAAGCCGGTTTTGATGAACCACCAGCAACCTGGGAAGACATGCTGACCGTTGCGGCGGCTGTGAAGGAAAAGGGCACACCTGCGCTGGCCATGCGTGTTGCACCGGGACAAGGCTTTAACATGTTCGTCTATCCGCAAATCATGCGGGCCTATGGCGGCAAGTTCTTCGCTGACTATCCAACCGATCTGACACCATCCATGAACACACCGGAAGGGCTGCAGGCGCTCGAAATCTATTCAAAATTGATGAATGATTATGGCCCTGAAGGCATTGGCAATTTCAATTTTGGTGAAGTGACCGCCGCCATGCAATCCGGTCAGGTTGCTATGATCATTGACGAAAGCGGCTTGATTGCGCAAACGCTTGATCCGGAAAAAAGCCAGTTTGCGGACAAGATCAGCATAGCAGCAGTTCCAAGTGGACCCGCTGGCCGCTCGCCGGCCATTGCAGTGCATGGTCTGGGTATTCCAGCGGACGCACCGAATGCAGACGCCTCGTTCAAATTCATTGAATGGGCGACCAGTGAAGAAACACTGACAAAAATTGCGATTTCTGCAGGCTTTGCCGATTTCACACGCGCCTCCGTGGCGGACAATCCGGACGTTACGGAACGGTTCAAATCCATCCATCCTGACTTTCTGAGCCTGCGGGTTCAGATGCTCAATGATGCGATCGGCCACTACCGTCCATTGATCCCTGAGTGGCCGCAAATTGGTCAGGCTGTTGGCGAGAATATCAATGCTGCTGTGAACGGCATCATGAGCAATCAGGAAGCTCTGGAAGCCGCTGATGAAGAGATTGCAAACATCCTCGCGGAGTAA
- a CDS encoding helix-turn-helix domain-containing protein, with protein MNPSERLLQVMEYLMAAGPEPVKQIEIARDLGISPATVNRIVRTLSERGYLFRTSEKYCVRNFRLIRNVPMSESYLSFLSDLMNEITAAERVSVEAVVVSGFDLLWHSRTQLPDASVAIRAATGFRRSLYELDAMARLYLGRVGWDEVSYKFFPGGFFKTGLEMGSLAPSEARRIIEQSAKGEFDLDFDGNHVGVRRFATIIEDEAGNFLHLLSLAEAAVPVRNNDAHIAHARDVLQKARATLQAQIRAEAIADGGTRKHELSPPHIG; from the coding sequence GTGAATCCAAGCGAGCGCCTGTTGCAAGTGATGGAATATCTGATGGCAGCCGGTCCTGAACCGGTCAAACAGATAGAAATCGCCCGTGATCTTGGTATTTCACCAGCCACGGTGAACCGGATTGTTCGGACTTTATCGGAACGCGGCTATCTGTTCCGGACCAGTGAAAAATACTGCGTGCGCAATTTCCGTTTGATCCGAAATGTTCCCATGTCGGAAAGCTATCTGTCATTCCTCAGTGATCTGATGAATGAGATCACTGCGGCTGAACGTGTGTCGGTTGAGGCTGTTGTGGTCTCCGGCTTCGATTTGCTGTGGCATTCACGCACCCAATTGCCGGATGCGAGTGTCGCAATCCGTGCGGCCACAGGATTCCGGCGCAGTCTTTATGAACTGGATGCCATGGCGCGGCTCTATCTCGGCCGGGTTGGCTGGGACGAGGTCAGTTACAAATTTTTCCCCGGTGGCTTTTTCAAAACCGGCTTGGAGATGGGCAGTCTGGCGCCCAGCGAAGCACGGCGCATCATCGAGCAAAGTGCCAAGGGTGAATTTGATCTGGACTTTGACGGGAACCACGTCGGGGTGCGGCGTTTTGCAACCATCATTGAAGATGAAGCAGGCAATTTCCTGCATCTGCTCAGCCTTGCCGAAGCGGCGGTTCCGGTTCGGAACAATGACGCCCACATCGCCCATGCACGCGACGTTTTGCAGAAGGCCCGGGCAACACTGCAAGCCCAGATAAGGGCAGAAGCCATTGCTGACGGTGGTACCAGAAAGCATGAATTAAGCCCGCCTCACATCGGGTGA